Proteins encoded by one window of Panicum virgatum strain AP13 chromosome 7N, P.virgatum_v5, whole genome shotgun sequence:
- the LOC120683143 gene encoding glutamate--tRNA ligase, cytoplasmic-like isoform X2: MEAKLAFSQDSPPISIICAAKVAGISLTVDPSLAAGSAPTLQFGSGESLHGVNPILHFIACAASFSSFSGKNAIEFGHVVEWLEYAPIFLSGSEFENACSFVDGYLASRTFLVGHELTIADIAVWSNLAGIGQRWESLRKSKKYQNLIRWFNSIDAEYKDTLNEIVASYVGKRGIGKSPAPSLKEKVHDSKDPSAPEVDLPGAKVGQVCVRFAPEPSGYLHIGHAKAALLNKYFAERYQGRLIVRFDDTNPSKESNEFVENLLKDIETLGIKYDAVTYTSDYFPKLMEMAESLIKQGKAYIDDTPKEQMRKERMDGIESRCRNNTVEENLSLWKEMVNGTERGMQCCVRGKLDMQDPNKSLRDPVYYRCNTDPHHRVGSKYKVYPTYDFACPFVDALEGVTHALRSSEYHDRNAQYYRILQDMWLRRVEIYEFSRLNMVYTLLSKRKLLWFVQNKKVEDWTDPRFPTVQGIVRRGLKVEALIQFILQQGASKNLNLMEWDKLWTINKKIIDPVCARHTAVLKDQRVILTLTNGPEKPFVRILPRHKKCEAAGKKATTFANRIWLDYSDASAISKGEEVTLMDWGNAIIKEIKMETGVITELVGELHLEGSVKTTKLKTTWLADIDELVPLSLVEFDYLISKKKVTGGG; encoded by the exons ATGGAGGCAAAGTTGGCATTCTCCCAGGACAGCCCACCGATTTCTATCATCTGTGCGGCTAAGGTTGCGGGCATATCCCTAACTGTTGATCCTAGTCTTGCTGCTGGCTCGGCACCCACACTACAGTTTGGTTCTGG AGAATCACTCCATGGTGTAAACCCAATCCTCCACTTCATTGCCTGTGCTGCATCATTTTCCAGCTTCTCTGGGAAGAATGCCATTGAGTTCGGGCAT GTTGTTGAATGGCTTGAATATGCCCCCATATTCCTTTCCGGCTCAGAATTTGAAAATGCCTGCTCATTTGTTGATGGATACTTGGCCTCCAGGACCTTTCTGGTTGGTCATGAGCTGACAATTGCTGACATTGCAGTGTGGTCGAATCTTGCTG GGATTGGTCAACGGTGGGAGAGTCTAAGGAAATCAAAGAAATACCAAAATCTTATCCGGTGGTTTAACAGCATAGACGCAGAATACAAGGATACACTGAATGAAATTGTGGCATCATATGTTGGGAAACGAGGAATTGGAAAATCTCCTGCGCCAAGCCTTAAGGAGAAGGTACATGATTCAAAGGACCCATCAGCTCCAGAAGTTGATCTCCCAGGTGCAAAAGTTGGGCAAGTTTGTGTTCGTTTTGCCCCAGAGCCTAGCGGGTACCTCCATATTGGTCATGCAAAGGCTGCATTATTGAACAAATACTTTGCTGAAAGATATCAAGGGCGCCTAATAGTTCGATTTGATGACACGAACCCTTCAAAAGAAAGCAACGAGTTTGTCGAGAACCTTCTGAAAGATATTGAGACATTGGGGATCAAATATGATGCTGTCACATACACATCTGACTATTTTCCAAAGCTAATGGAAATGGCAGAGAGTTTGATTAAGCAGGGGAAAGCATATATTGATGATACACCAAAGGAACAAATGAGGAAAGAGAGGATGGATGGTATTGAATCAAGGTGCAGAAATAATACTGTCGAGGAAAATCTGTCATTATGGAAAGAGATGGTTAACGGAACTGAGAGGGGCATGCAGTGCTGTGTGCGGGGTAAACTTGACATGCAGGATCCTAACAAGTCACTCAGAGATCCTGTTTACTACCGCTGTAATACTGATCCTCACCATCGTGTTGGTTCAAAGTACAAGGTCTACCCAACATATGACTTTGCTTGCCCATTTGTTGATGCATTGGAGGGAGTGACACATGCTCTTCGTTCCAGTGAATACCATGACAGGAATGCACAATATTATCGAATTCTACAAGATATGTGGTTGAGGAGAGTAGAAATTTATGAATTCAGCCGATTGAATATGGTTTACACTCTTCTCAGCAAGCGGAAGCTTCTTTGGTTTGTACAAAACAAGAAGGTTGAAGATTGGACCGATCCACGGTTTCCCACAGTTCAAGGTATAGTCCGTCGTGGCTTGAAGGTTGAGGCGCTGATACAATTTATACTCCAACAG GGCGCTTCAAAAAATCTGAATCTGATGGAGTGGGATAAACTGTGGACAATCAACAAGAAGATAATTGATCCAGTGTGCGCAAGGCATACTGCTGTGCTAAAAGATCAGAGAGTGATCCTTACTCTTACTAATGGTCCAGAGAAGCCATTTGTTCGAATTTTGCCAAGGCACAAGAAATGTGAGGCTGCTGGAAAGAAGGCTACAACATTCGCAAATAGAATTTGGCTAGATTATTCTGATGCATCAGCCATTAGCAAGGGTGAGGAAGTAACCCTAATGGACTGGGGGAATGCTATCATTAAAGAGATCAAGATGGAGACTGGAGTGATTACTGAACTAGTTGGAGAACTACATCTGGAGGGCTCTGTGAAGACAACAAAATTGAAGACCACGTGGCTAGCAGATATAGATGAGCTAGTCCCCCTCTCATTGGTGGAATTTGATTATCTCATCAGCAAGAAAAAAGTAA CTGGAGGAGGATGA
- the LOC120683143 gene encoding glutamate--tRNA ligase, cytoplasmic-like isoform X1: protein MEAKLAFSQDSPPISIICAAKVAGISLTVDPSLAAGSAPTLQFGSGESLHGVNPILHFIACAASFSSFSGKNAIEFGHVVEWLEYAPIFLSGSEFENACSFVDGYLASRTFLVGHELTIADIAVWSNLAGIGQRWESLRKSKKYQNLIRWFNSIDAEYKDTLNEIVASYVGKRGIGKSPAPSLKEKVHDSKDPSAPEVDLPGAKVGQVCVRFAPEPSGYLHIGHAKAALLNKYFAERYQGRLIVRFDDTNPSKESNEFVENLLKDIETLGIKYDAVTYTSDYFPKLMEMAESLIKQGKAYIDDTPKEQMRKERMDGIESRCRNNTVEENLSLWKEMVNGTERGMQCCVRGKLDMQDPNKSLRDPVYYRCNTDPHHRVGSKYKVYPTYDFACPFVDALEGVTHALRSSEYHDRNAQYYRILQDMWLRRVEIYEFSRLNMVYTLLSKRKLLWFVQNKKVEDWTDPRFPTVQGIVRRGLKVEALIQFILQQGASKNLNLMEWDKLWTINKKIIDPVCARHTAVLKDQRVILTLTNGPEKPFVRILPRHKKCEAAGKKATTFANRIWLDYSDASAISKGEEVTLMDWGNAIIKEIKMETGVITELVGELHLEGSVKTTKLKTTWLADIDELVPLSLVEFDYLISKKKLEEDEDFLDNLNPCTRRETPALGDANMRNLKLGEVIQLERKGYYRCDAPFIRSSKPVVLFAIPDGRQQASLN from the exons ATGGAGGCAAAGTTGGCATTCTCCCAGGACAGCCCACCGATTTCTATCATCTGTGCGGCTAAGGTTGCGGGCATATCCCTAACTGTTGATCCTAGTCTTGCTGCTGGCTCGGCACCCACACTACAGTTTGGTTCTGG AGAATCACTCCATGGTGTAAACCCAATCCTCCACTTCATTGCCTGTGCTGCATCATTTTCCAGCTTCTCTGGGAAGAATGCCATTGAGTTCGGGCAT GTTGTTGAATGGCTTGAATATGCCCCCATATTCCTTTCCGGCTCAGAATTTGAAAATGCCTGCTCATTTGTTGATGGATACTTGGCCTCCAGGACCTTTCTGGTTGGTCATGAGCTGACAATTGCTGACATTGCAGTGTGGTCGAATCTTGCTG GGATTGGTCAACGGTGGGAGAGTCTAAGGAAATCAAAGAAATACCAAAATCTTATCCGGTGGTTTAACAGCATAGACGCAGAATACAAGGATACACTGAATGAAATTGTGGCATCATATGTTGGGAAACGAGGAATTGGAAAATCTCCTGCGCCAAGCCTTAAGGAGAAGGTACATGATTCAAAGGACCCATCAGCTCCAGAAGTTGATCTCCCAGGTGCAAAAGTTGGGCAAGTTTGTGTTCGTTTTGCCCCAGAGCCTAGCGGGTACCTCCATATTGGTCATGCAAAGGCTGCATTATTGAACAAATACTTTGCTGAAAGATATCAAGGGCGCCTAATAGTTCGATTTGATGACACGAACCCTTCAAAAGAAAGCAACGAGTTTGTCGAGAACCTTCTGAAAGATATTGAGACATTGGGGATCAAATATGATGCTGTCACATACACATCTGACTATTTTCCAAAGCTAATGGAAATGGCAGAGAGTTTGATTAAGCAGGGGAAAGCATATATTGATGATACACCAAAGGAACAAATGAGGAAAGAGAGGATGGATGGTATTGAATCAAGGTGCAGAAATAATACTGTCGAGGAAAATCTGTCATTATGGAAAGAGATGGTTAACGGAACTGAGAGGGGCATGCAGTGCTGTGTGCGGGGTAAACTTGACATGCAGGATCCTAACAAGTCACTCAGAGATCCTGTTTACTACCGCTGTAATACTGATCCTCACCATCGTGTTGGTTCAAAGTACAAGGTCTACCCAACATATGACTTTGCTTGCCCATTTGTTGATGCATTGGAGGGAGTGACACATGCTCTTCGTTCCAGTGAATACCATGACAGGAATGCACAATATTATCGAATTCTACAAGATATGTGGTTGAGGAGAGTAGAAATTTATGAATTCAGCCGATTGAATATGGTTTACACTCTTCTCAGCAAGCGGAAGCTTCTTTGGTTTGTACAAAACAAGAAGGTTGAAGATTGGACCGATCCACGGTTTCCCACAGTTCAAGGTATAGTCCGTCGTGGCTTGAAGGTTGAGGCGCTGATACAATTTATACTCCAACAG GGCGCTTCAAAAAATCTGAATCTGATGGAGTGGGATAAACTGTGGACAATCAACAAGAAGATAATTGATCCAGTGTGCGCAAGGCATACTGCTGTGCTAAAAGATCAGAGAGTGATCCTTACTCTTACTAATGGTCCAGAGAAGCCATTTGTTCGAATTTTGCCAAGGCACAAGAAATGTGAGGCTGCTGGAAAGAAGGCTACAACATTCGCAAATAGAATTTGGCTAGATTATTCTGATGCATCAGCCATTAGCAAGGGTGAGGAAGTAACCCTAATGGACTGGGGGAATGCTATCATTAAAGAGATCAAGATGGAGACTGGAGTGATTACTGAACTAGTTGGAGAACTACATCTGGAGGGCTCTGTGAAGACAACAAAATTGAAGACCACGTGGCTAGCAGATATAGATGAGCTAGTCCCCCTCTCATTGGTGGAATTTGATTATCTCATCAGCAAGAAAAAA CTGGAGGAGGATGAAGACTTTCTCGACAATCTCAATCCTTGCACTCGGCGTGAGACCCCAGCCCTTGGAGACGCAAACATGAGGAACCTCAAGCTCGGAGAAGTCATACAGCTCGAGAGGAAAGGCTACTACAGGTGTGATGCCCCGTTTATCAGGTCGTCGAAACCTGTGGTCCTATTTGCGATCCCAGATGGTCGGCAGCAGGCTTCGCTGAACTAG